The nucleotide sequence TCACCGAGACCGACGTCAGCGACTTCCTGGTGGCGCTGCGCACCGGTGATCCCGACACCGAGGCGGCCCCACTCTCGGCGGTCTCGGCGGCGCGCGCCCTGATCGCCGTGCGCGGCCTGCACCGGTTCGCCGCCGCGGAGGGCCTCACCGACGTCGACGTCGCCCGAGCGGTCAAGCCACCCACGCCGAACCGCCGACTGCCCAAGAGCCTCGGCGTCGACGACGTGCTCGCACTGCTCGAGGCCGCCGGGGGCGGCGCGGGTGACGGCAGCCCCGCCGACGGACCGCTGTCGCTGCGCAACCGCGCGCTGCTGGAGGTGCTGTACTCGACCGGCGCCCGGATCTCCGAGGCCGTCGGCCTGGACGTCGACGACGTGGACGTCGCCTCCCGTTCGGTGCTGCTGCGCGGCAAGGGTGGCAAGCAGCGACTGGTGCCGATCGGTCGGCCGGCCGTCGCCGCGCTCGACGCCTACCTGGTGCGCGGCCGCCCCGACCTGGCGCGCCGTGGTACCGGCACCGCGGCGATCTTCCTCAACGCGCGCGGGGGACGGCTGTCCCGGCAGAGCGCCTGGCAGGTGCTGCAGGACGCGGCCGAGCGGGCCGGCATCTCGGCCGCGGTCTCGCCGCACACGCTGCGCCACTCGTTCGCCACCCACCTGCTCGAAGGCGGCGCCGACGTGCGCGTGGTGCAGGAACTGCTCGGCCACGCCTCGGTGACCACGACGCAGATCTACACGCTGGTCACCGTCAGCGCGCTGCGCGAGGTGTACGCCGGAGCACACCCGAGGGCCCGCTGAGCGCGCGGCCGGGCCGGCCCGCGGCGTCCGGGCAGCGGGTCTGCCGTTCCCGAGGTGGTCACGCCGTTAGACTTCTCCGGATGTTCGCCACGCCCCAGGGTTGTCTGACCAGCGGCGGCCCGTCGTGGCCCCGCGGGGGAGTCGCGCGTGTCCGATGATCTGAGTTCTCCGGACGCCCCGGACGCCGTCGGCCTGACCGGCCGGCCGCCGCGGACGGTGCCCGAACCGCAGCCACGCACGACCCACGGGCCGGCCAAGGTGATCGCGATGTGCAACCAGAAGGGCGGCGTCGGCAAGACCACGTCGACCATCAACCTGGGTGCCAGCCTCGCCGAGTACGGCAGGCGCGTGCTGCTGGTGGACCTCGACCCGCAGGGAGCGCTGTCGGCGGGTCTCGGGGTGCCGCACTACGAACTCGACAACACCGTGCACAACCTGCTGGTCGAACCGCGGGTGTCCATCGACGAGGTGCTGATCAAGACCCGGGTGAAGGGTCTGGATCTGGTGCCCAGCAACATCGATCTGTCGGCCGCGGAGATCCAACTGGTCAACGAGGTGGGCCGGGAGCAGTCCCTGGCCCGCGCCCTGCACCCGGTGCTCGACCGGTACGACTACGTGCTGATCGACTGCCAGCCGTCCCTGGGACTGCTCACCGTCAACGGCCTCGCCTGCGCCGACGGCGTCATCATCCCCACCGAATGCGAGTACTTCTCGCTGCGCGGGCTCGCGCTGCTCACCGACACCGTCGACAAGGTGCACGACCGGCTCAACTACCGGCTGTCCATCAGCGGCATCCTGGTTACCCGCTACGACCCGCGCACCGTCAACGCCCGCGAGGTGATGGCCCGCGTGGTCGAGCGCTTCGGCGACCTGGTGTTCGACACCGTCATCACCCGCACCGTGCGCTTCCCGGAGACCAGCGTCGCCGGTGAACCGATCACCACCTGGGCGCCGAAGTCCGGCGGTGCCCAGGCCTACCGGTCGTTGGCGCGCGAGGTCATCGACCGGTTCGGCGCGTGACCGCCGCGGCGCCGACGTCGGACGGAGCCGCGGGTTTTCAGGTCCGGCTGAACAACTTCGAGGGTCCGTTCGACCTGCTACTGCAGCTGATCTTCGCGCACCGGCTCGACGTCACCGAGGTAGCGCTGCACCAGGTCACCGACGACTTCATCGCCTACACCCGCTCGATCGGATCACAGCTGCCGCTCGACGAGACGACGGCGTTCCTGGTGATCGCGGCGACGCTGCTCGACCTCAAGGCGGCGCGCCTGCTGCCCGCCGGGGAAGTGGCCGACGACGAGGACCTGGCGCTGCTGGAGGTCCGCGACCTGCTGTTCGCCCGGCTGCTGCAGTACCGCGCGTTCAAGCACGTCGCGCAGATGTTCGCCGAACTCGAAGCCGCCGCGATGCGCAGCTACCCGCGATCGGTGGCGCTGGAGGAGCGCTACGCCGCGCTGCTTCCGGAGGTCATGCTCGGCGTCGACGCCGAGGCGTTCGCCACCATCGCCGCGGCGGCGTTCACCCCGCGGCCGGTGCCCACGGTGGGGCTCTCGCACATGCACGCCCCCAACGTGTCGGTGCCCGAGCAGGCCCGACGGCTGATGGCGCTGCTCGAGCTGCGCGGCGTCGGGGAGTGGGCGACGTTCACCGACCTGGTGACGGACTGCTCAGACGGGCTGGAGATCGTCGGACGCTTCCTGGCGCTGCTCGAGCTGTACCGCGCCCGGGCGGTAGCATTCTCCCAACCAGAACCGCTTGACGTGCTGCGGATTTCGTGGACCGGCGAACGGCCGACCAACGAACACCTCGCCGCCGCGGTGGAGGAAGATCCATGACCGACCACGACACCGCCTCAGACCCCACCGACCCGGACCCCACCGACCCGGACCCCACCGACCTCGGTCCCGTCCTCGACCTCGGCGTCGCCGAGGCACCCACGATGGACGACGCCGAACTGCGCGCCGTCCTGGAGGCGCTGCTGCTGGTGGTCGACACCCCCGTGCCGCTCGACGCGCTGGCATCGGCCACCGATCAGCCCGGCTATCGGGTGGCGGCGGCGCTGCAGGCGATGGCGGCCGACCTCGCCGCGCGCGACAGCGGCATCGACCTGCGCGAGGCCGGCGGCGGCTGGCGCATGTACACCCGGGCGCGCTACGCACCGTACGTCGAGCGCCTGCTGCTCGACGGCGCCCGCACCAAGCTCACCCGCGCGGCACTCGAGACGCTGGCCGTAGTGGCCTACCGGCAGCCGGTGACCCGCGCGCGGGTGAGCGCCGTGCGCGGCGTCAACGTCGACGCGGTGATCCGCACGCTGGTGGCGCGCGGCCTGATCACCGAGGCCGGCGTCGACCCGGACAGCGGCGCGGTGACATTCGCCACCACCGAGTTGTTCTTGGAACGCCTCGGGCTGTCGTCGCTGACCGACCTACCCGACATCGCGCCGCTGCTGCCCGACGTCGACGTGATCGACGACATCACCCAAACACTAGGCGACGAACCGCGTTTCGCCCGGCTCGGCGGAACGCCCGCCCCCGCGGGCAGCCAGGCGCCCGCCTTCGACGTGGACAAGGACTGACCGTGCCCGAAGACAACGACGGCGTGCGCCTGCAGAAGGTGCTGTCCCAGGCCGGGGTGGCCTCGCGGCGGGTCGCCGAACGGATGATCCGCGACGGCCGCGTCGAGGTGGACGACCGGATCGTCACCGAACTCGGCACCCGCGTGGACCCGGAGATGTCGGTGATCCGCGTCGACGGGGCGCGCATCATGATGAACGACGACCTCGTCCACTTCGCGCTCAACAAGCCGCGCGGCATGCAGTCGACGATGTCCGATGACCGCGGTCGGCCGTGCATCGGCGACATCGTCGAACACCGGGTTCGCGGCAACCACAAGCTCTTTCACGTCGGCCGCCTCGACGCCGACACCGAGGGCCTGTTGCTCCTCACCAACGACGGCGAACTCGCCCACCGGCTCATGCACCCCTCGTTCGAGGTGCCGAAGACCTACGTCGCGACCGTGCTGGGTACCGTTCCGCGGGGACTGGGCAAGAAGTTGCGCGGCGGCATCGAACTCGAGGACGGGCCGGTGGCCGTCGACGACTTCGCCGTCGTCGGCGCCGTACCGGGCAAGTCGATGGTCAAGGTGACGCTGCACGAGGGACGCAAGCACATCGTGCGGCGGCTGCTCGACGAGGTGGGCTACCCGGTGCAGGAACTGGTGCGCACCGACATCGGCACCGTGACGCTGGGCGATCAGCGACCGGGCAGCATCCGGGTGCTCACCAGCAAGGAAATCGGCGAACTGTACAAGGCGGTAGGACTGTGAGCGAGGCGACGATCGCCATCGACGGACCGGCGGGCACCGGAAAGTCCTCGGTGTCACGGGGATTGGCGCGGTCGATCGGCGCGCGCTACCTCGACACCGGGGCGATGTACCGGATCGTCACGCTGGCCGTGCTGCGCGCGGGCGTCGACCCGGCCGACGCCGACGCGGTCGCCGACCTCGCGGCCACGGTGGACCTGTCGGTGGGCTTCGATCCCGACGAGGACCGCTCCTACCTCGCCGGTGAGGACGTCTCGGCCGAGATCCGCGGCGACGCGGTGACCAGGGCGGTCTCGGCGGTCTCGGCGGTGCCCGCGGTCCGCGCCCGGTTGGTGCAGCGGCAGCGCGAGCTGGCCGACGGCCCCGGCAGCGTCGTGGTCGAGGGGCGGGACATCGGCACCGTGGTGCTGCCCGACGCGGACGTGAAGATCTTCCTGACCGCCTCGGCCGAGGAGCGGGCCCGGCGGCGCAACGACCAGAACGTCGCCGGCGGCGCACCGAGCGACTACGACGGCGTGTTGGCCGACGTCCGGCGCCGCGACCACCTGGACTCGACGCGGGCGGTGTCGCCGCTGCGCGCGGCCGACGACGCGATCGTCGTCGACTCCAGCGACATGACCGAACTCGGCGTCGTGGAGCATCTGCGGCAGCTGGTCGAACAGCGGGCGGGAGCGACGCGATGACCGACGACGCAACGACCGGCGGGGCCGACGGCACCTGGTACGACGAGAGCGACTGGGACATCGACGCGGAGTCCTTCGAGTCCGACCTCGCCGAGGAGTACGCGCCGCCGCCCGTGGTGGCGGTGGTGGGCCGGCCGAACGTCGGCAAGTCGACGCTGGTGAACCGCATCCTGGGTCGCCGTGAAGCCGTGGTCCAGGACATCCCGGGCGTCACGCGCGACCGGGTGTCCTACGACGCGAACTGGCTGGGACGTCGCTTCGTGGTGCAGGACACCGGCGGCTGGGAGCCCGACGCCAAGGGCCTGCAGCAGCTGGTCGCCGAGCAGGCCACCGTCGCGATGCGGACGGCGGATGCCATCATCCTCGTCGTCGACGCGGTGGTGGGCGCGACGTCGGCGGACGAGGCGGCCGCCCGGCGGCTGCAGCGGTCCGGCAAGCCGGTCTTCCTGGCGGCCAACAAGGTGGACAACGAGCGCGTCGAGGCCGAGGCCGCCGCGCTGTGGTCGCTCGGGCTGGGGCAGCCGCATTCGGTGAGCGCCATGCACGGCCGCGGCGTCGCCGACCTGCTCGACGAGGTCCTGCGTGTGCTGCCCGAGGCCTCGGAGGTCGGCGGCGGTGCCGGCGGCCCGCGCCGCGTCGCGCTGGTCGGCAAGCCGAACGTCGGCAAGAGTTCGCTGCTCAACCGGCTCGCCGGCGACGAGCGGTCGGTGGTGCACGACGTCGCGGGGACCACCGTGGACCCCGTCGACTCGATCATCGACCTCGACGGCACCCCGTGGCGTTTCGTCGACACCGCCGGGCTGCGGCGCAAGGTCGGCCAGGCCAGTGGCCACGAGTTCTACGCGTCGGTGCGCACCCGCGGTGCGATCGACGCCGCCGAGGTGGTGATCGTGCTGATCGACTCCTCGCAGACGCTCACCGAGCAGGATCAGCGCATCCTGTCGATGGTGGTCGAGGCCGGCCGCGCGCTGGTGATCGCGTTCAACAAGGCCGACCTGGTCGACGAGGACCGGCGCTACACCCTGGATCGCGAGATCGAACGCGAACTGGCGCAGCTGCCGTGGGCGCAGCGCATCAACATCTCGGCCAAGACGGGGCGCGCCGTGCAGAAGCTGGCGCCGGCGCTGGAGAACGCGCTCGCCTCCTGGGACACCCGCATCTCGACCGGGCGGCTCAACACGTTCCTCAAGGAGGTCGTCGCGGCGACGCCGCCGCCGGTGCGCGGCGGCAAGCAGCCCCGCATCCTGTTCGCCACCCAGGCCACCGCGCGGCCACCGACGTTCGTGCTGTTCACGTCCGGCTTCCTGGAGGCCGGCTACCGACGGTTCCTCGAACGGCGGCTGCGGGAGACGTTCGGCTTCGAGGGCACGCCGATCCGGGTCAACGTGCGGGTGCGGGAGAAGCGCGGCCCTAGGCGCTGAGCGCCGACGACTGAGGCCTCCGACGACCCGCTACCGTGGGTCGGTGCCCGTCGTCGACATGATCCTGATCGCCCTGGCGGGCGTCGGAGCCGGAGCCATCAACGCCGTCGTGGGGTCCGGCACCCTCATCACGTTCCCCACGCTCGTCGCGCTCGGCTATCCGCCGGTGACGTCGACGATGTCGAACGCCGTCGGCCTCGTGGCGGGCGGTATCTCCGGCACCTGGGGGTACCGCCGCGAGCTGCGCGGCCAGTGGGACCGGCTGAAGTGGCAGATGCCCGCCTCGCTGGTCGGCGCGGCCGGGGGAGCGTGGCTGCTGCTGCACCTGCCGGAGAAGGTGTTCATCACCGTCGTGCCGGTGCTGCTGATCGGCGCGCTGATCCTCGTCGTGGCGGGCCCGCGGATCCAGGCGTGGGCGCGACGGCGGTCCGAGGCCGCCGGCCGCTCGCTGGAGCACATCACCCGCGGCCGGCTGATCGCGCTGATCGCCGGCACCTTCGTCGTCGGCGTGTACGGCGGCTACTTCACCGCCGCCCAGGGCATCCTGCTGATCGCCGTCATGGGCGCGCTGCTGCCCGAGGACATGCAGCGGATGAACGCCGCCAAGAACCTGCTGTCGCTGATCGTCAACGTCGTCGCCGCGCTGGCCTACGTGCTGGTTGCCTTCGACCGGATCAGCTGGCCCGCGGCCGGCCTGATCGCCGTCGGGTCACTGCTCGGTGGGTTCCTCGGCGCGCACTACGGGCGGCGGCTCTCGCCGAACGCGCTGCGCGTCGTGATCGTCGTCGTCGGCCTGATCGGGCTGTACCGCCTCGTCACCGTCTAGAAGTGCTCGCGCTGCGCTTCCTGCTCGAGCACCGCGTCGACGTCGGACAGTCGGTCCAGCGACGAGACGGCGCGCCGGGTGCGCATGTTGTTCTCCAGCCGGTCGCGGTGCCGGTGTACGAACTGCCAGTAGCCGGCGGTGAAGGGGCACGCGTCGTCGCCGAGACGCTTCTTCGGGTCGTAGGCGCAGTCACCGCAGTGGTTGCTCATCCTGTTGATGTAGGCGCCGCCCGCGGCGTACGGCTTGGTGGCCAGCCGGCCGCCGTCAGCGTGCTGGCTCATCCCGACGACGTTGGTGGGCATCACCCAGCGGAACCCGTCGACGTAGGCGGTGGCGTACCACTCGGTGAGCTGGCGTGGCTGATAACCGCGCTGCAGAGCGTGGTTGCCCAACACCATCAGCCGCTGGATGTGGTGATTCCAGCCACGGTCGCGCAGACCCAGCAGCGCGTGACGCAG is from Mycolicibacterium grossiae and encodes:
- the xerD gene encoding site-specific tyrosine recombinase XerD; amino-acid sequence: MTTVGVALDEQVRGYLDHLTIERGVAANTLSSYRRDLRRYVEHLAARHVADLRDVTETDVSDFLVALRTGDPDTEAAPLSAVSAARALIAVRGLHRFAAAEGLTDVDVARAVKPPTPNRRLPKSLGVDDVLALLEAAGGGAGDGSPADGPLSLRNRALLEVLYSTGARISEAVGLDVDDVDVASRSVLLRGKGGKQRLVPIGRPAVAALDAYLVRGRPDLARRGTGTAAIFLNARGGRLSRQSAWQVLQDAAERAGISAAVSPHTLRHSFATHLLEGGADVRVVQELLGHASVTTTQIYTLVTVSALREVYAGAHPRAR
- a CDS encoding ParA family protein; translation: MSDDLSSPDAPDAVGLTGRPPRTVPEPQPRTTHGPAKVIAMCNQKGGVGKTTSTINLGASLAEYGRRVLLVDLDPQGALSAGLGVPHYELDNTVHNLLVEPRVSIDEVLIKTRVKGLDLVPSNIDLSAAEIQLVNEVGREQSLARALHPVLDRYDYVLIDCQPSLGLLTVNGLACADGVIIPTECEYFSLRGLALLTDTVDKVHDRLNYRLSISGILVTRYDPRTVNAREVMARVVERFGDLVFDTVITRTVRFPETSVAGEPITTWAPKSGGAQAYRSLAREVIDRFGA
- a CDS encoding segregation/condensation protein A yields the protein MTAAAPTSDGAAGFQVRLNNFEGPFDLLLQLIFAHRLDVTEVALHQVTDDFIAYTRSIGSQLPLDETTAFLVIAATLLDLKAARLLPAGEVADDEDLALLEVRDLLFARLLQYRAFKHVAQMFAELEAAAMRSYPRSVALEERYAALLPEVMLGVDAEAFATIAAAAFTPRPVPTVGLSHMHAPNVSVPEQARRLMALLELRGVGEWATFTDLVTDCSDGLEIVGRFLALLELYRARAVAFSQPEPLDVLRISWTGERPTNEHLAAAVEEDP
- the scpB gene encoding SMC-Scp complex subunit ScpB — encoded protein: MTDHDTASDPTDPDPTDPDPTDLGPVLDLGVAEAPTMDDAELRAVLEALLLVVDTPVPLDALASATDQPGYRVAAALQAMAADLAARDSGIDLREAGGGWRMYTRARYAPYVERLLLDGARTKLTRAALETLAVVAYRQPVTRARVSAVRGVNVDAVIRTLVARGLITEAGVDPDSGAVTFATTELFLERLGLSSLTDLPDIAPLLPDVDVIDDITQTLGDEPRFARLGGTPAPAGSQAPAFDVDKD
- a CDS encoding pseudouridine synthase, which gives rise to MPEDNDGVRLQKVLSQAGVASRRVAERMIRDGRVEVDDRIVTELGTRVDPEMSVIRVDGARIMMNDDLVHFALNKPRGMQSTMSDDRGRPCIGDIVEHRVRGNHKLFHVGRLDADTEGLLLLTNDGELAHRLMHPSFEVPKTYVATVLGTVPRGLGKKLRGGIELEDGPVAVDDFAVVGAVPGKSMVKVTLHEGRKHIVRRLLDEVGYPVQELVRTDIGTVTLGDQRPGSIRVLTSKEIGELYKAVGL
- the cmk gene encoding (d)CMP kinase, with the protein product MSEATIAIDGPAGTGKSSVSRGLARSIGARYLDTGAMYRIVTLAVLRAGVDPADADAVADLAATVDLSVGFDPDEDRSYLAGEDVSAEIRGDAVTRAVSAVSAVPAVRARLVQRQRELADGPGSVVVEGRDIGTVVLPDADVKIFLTASAEERARRRNDQNVAGGAPSDYDGVLADVRRRDHLDSTRAVSPLRAADDAIVVDSSDMTELGVVEHLRQLVEQRAGATR
- the der gene encoding ribosome biogenesis GTPase Der, translated to MTDDATTGGADGTWYDESDWDIDAESFESDLAEEYAPPPVVAVVGRPNVGKSTLVNRILGRREAVVQDIPGVTRDRVSYDANWLGRRFVVQDTGGWEPDAKGLQQLVAEQATVAMRTADAIILVVDAVVGATSADEAAARRLQRSGKPVFLAANKVDNERVEAEAAALWSLGLGQPHSVSAMHGRGVADLLDEVLRVLPEASEVGGGAGGPRRVALVGKPNVGKSSLLNRLAGDERSVVHDVAGTTVDPVDSIIDLDGTPWRFVDTAGLRRKVGQASGHEFYASVRTRGAIDAAEVVIVLIDSSQTLTEQDQRILSMVVEAGRALVIAFNKADLVDEDRRYTLDREIERELAQLPWAQRINISAKTGRAVQKLAPALENALASWDTRISTGRLNTFLKEVVAATPPPVRGGKQPRILFATQATARPPTFVLFTSGFLEAGYRRFLERRLRETFGFEGTPIRVNVRVREKRGPRR
- a CDS encoding sulfite exporter TauE/SafE family protein → MILIALAGVGAGAINAVVGSGTLITFPTLVALGYPPVTSTMSNAVGLVAGGISGTWGYRRELRGQWDRLKWQMPASLVGAAGGAWLLLHLPEKVFITVVPVLLIGALILVVAGPRIQAWARRRSEAAGRSLEHITRGRLIALIAGTFVVGVYGGYFTAAQGILLIAVMGALLPEDMQRMNAAKNLLSLIVNVVAALAYVLVAFDRISWPAAGLIAVGSLLGGFLGAHYGRRLSPNALRVVIVVVGLIGLYRLVTV